A single Saccopteryx bilineata isolate mSacBil1 chromosome 9, mSacBil1_pri_phased_curated, whole genome shotgun sequence DNA region contains:
- the PCBD1 gene encoding pterin-4-alpha-carbinolamine dehydratase isoform X2 translates to MTRVALQAEKLDHHPEWFNVYNKVHITLSTHECAGLSERDINLASFIEQVAVSMT, encoded by the exons ATGACAAGAGTGGCCCTGCAGGCTGAGAAACTGGACCACCATCCTGAATGGTTTAACGTGTACAACAAG GTCCACATCACCCTGAGCACCCACGAGTGTGCAGGCCTGTCAGAACGGGACATAAACCTGGCCAGCTTCATCGAGCAAGTAGCCGTGTCCATGACCTAG
- the PCBD1 gene encoding pterin-4-alpha-carbinolamine dehydratase isoform X1: MAGKAHRLSAEERDQLLPNLRAVGWNEVEGRDAIFKQFHFKDFNRAFGFMTRVALQAEKLDHHPEWFNVYNKVHITLSTHECAGLSERDINLASFIEQVAVSMT, encoded by the exons ATG GCTGGCAAAGCACACAGGCTCAGTGCTGAGGAGAGGGACCAGCTGCTGCCGAACCTGAGGGCTGTGGGCTGGAACGAGGTGGAAGGCCGCGATGCCATCTTCAAACAGTTCCACTTCAAAGACTTCAACAGG GCTTTTGGCTTCATGACAAGAGTGGCCCTGCAGGCTGAGAAACTGGACCACCATCCTGAATGGTTTAACGTGTACAACAAG GTCCACATCACCCTGAGCACCCACGAGTGTGCAGGCCTGTCAGAACGGGACATAAACCTGGCCAGCTTCATCGAGCAAGTAGCCGTGTCCATGACCTAG